In the genome of Nocardioides seonyuensis, one region contains:
- a CDS encoding BTAD domain-containing putative transcriptional regulator — MEFGVLGPLLVTGDDAAVEIRGVKERTLLSHLVAHVGRTVPVPDLVDALWGEEPPRSAAKSVQTFVLRVRQAIDPDRGPSASVLVTDPGGYRLAVPADSVDAHRFERLAGLGHDALEQGRHSSCVATLREALDLWRGPAYAGLEHTRFGAAEARRLEELRLAALEDRWRAELEVGHEAAAVAQLEQLVDEHPYRERLWAVLMLALYRADRQGDALAAYDRARHVLDEQLGVEPGEELRAMHARVLHQDVTLLRSRPSVPASLVPPRRPMVGRDEELGLLTSAWQRASAGEAVTVVVRGPVGAGATRLAQELASVVTRAARPVAFAAGTEGVAPTGGLLVSDHPVRPAEPGSMVLQLARPDATVPPGGLGLDLEPLDAGAVREIVSAYAASADVDSATAFVLAAGPAWPGPVHDAALSWVRDTARARVAAGAGRLDEAASQLDAARAEIVEGVVTLGTAATTPSAVTDACPWRGLASYDVSDAPWFVGRERLVAELLARVAAGRLLAVVGASGSGKSSLLRAGLLAGLAAGRLPGSESWPTMVMRPGDHPVRELARSALGMAGRTPDAGDVLARLLDDHPMSSRSVLVVDQLEEAWTSCDDEDERARFLDLLADLVHNPQAEITVVVAIRADYVAQLAEHPRLARALADDTVLVGSPTEAEVERTIHLPAAAAGLELELGLADAIVSDAGDEPGLLPLLSVALTQLWEAREERRLTLSAYVGMGGLAGAIVHLAEQAYLALPPDRQTTARSLLLRLTGPGEGTGVVRRRVPDAEVAALPDPASIEVVQHFTDARLLSRSDGHVEVAHESLFREWPRLAGWIREDADARGVRHRLAEAAREWDADGRDPADLWRGVRLDSAVEIGDEASLTALEHDFLDAGTRAVEAETRKAEERAESAVRQNRRLRTLLAGLAALLVLALVAGAVALIARQKAADATDRAEASARAADAKRLAAQALNEDFLDTALLEAVEAVRLEQSPETYGALLSLLGRSPHLVGMVRTEKARFLNAATSIDGRTVFLADQGQLWALDARSGEELWRRSFEIDGETGQPGDMAVGGAGIAVPVGTVSHNMLALLDPATGEERWRLDSRDVPWGSLAGPPAAEPRLVGFEAAWLPGGRLVTTAADKLLVLDARGAVRDSEHLGAFGDFLRPWPDGRVSVSVEPGRGMLVDPSLGRPSRRLPHLPVAVAPAGARLVTVRETPSQFFLQLRDLDFRPVGEELLVPSFVQRVAFSSDGERFAVLLDEEVQVRDAARGQLLTTLDGVHSGATIDATFAAGGDLLWVAGREGLGTAWDLGRPQGVFSEEPVRVEPHVAGPVRGRLTAYIRYNSVELNGAAVADLASGRDSVQELEQVDGCSCQIGSVTMAPDDRTVLGAIHEWKPDFSGIHHDRGRLAWWSAEDGRLEQTLELPWYPRWIDTTPDGSHAVVNGSLGWAVVDLETRSIVGEPIDADPLLGDTEPDGQVRVSPRGDEAALMRNSTVVVVDARTGRELRRGEITDEPRDGTGTADEPDYSLTSAAWTEDGDTLAIGTFEGSVHFLDAHTFEPVAPARLEIDGWVLQTEMSPDGRWLATMGTDGDVVLWDAETWSPVGNAVMEDGSWGVLRFAEDSGSLTAWFEQVEQDRRGVVRTISLDPGDWVARACRLANRQLTRDEWAVIHPGLEWRETCS, encoded by the coding sequence ATGGAGTTCGGTGTGCTCGGGCCGTTGCTGGTCACGGGTGACGACGCTGCCGTGGAGATCAGGGGCGTCAAGGAGCGGACCCTGCTCTCCCACCTGGTCGCGCACGTGGGTCGCACAGTGCCCGTGCCGGACCTGGTGGACGCACTCTGGGGGGAGGAGCCCCCACGGTCCGCCGCGAAGTCCGTCCAGACCTTCGTCCTGCGGGTGCGCCAGGCGATCGACCCGGACCGGGGCCCCTCCGCCTCGGTGCTTGTGACCGACCCCGGCGGCTACCGCCTCGCGGTGCCTGCGGACAGCGTCGACGCGCACCGCTTCGAACGTCTCGCCGGGCTCGGGCACGACGCGCTCGAGCAGGGCCGGCACTCGAGCTGCGTCGCCACCTTGCGCGAGGCGCTCGACCTCTGGCGTGGACCCGCCTATGCCGGGCTCGAGCACACCCGCTTCGGCGCGGCGGAGGCGCGCAGGCTGGAGGAGCTGCGGCTCGCAGCGCTGGAGGACCGGTGGCGGGCCGAGCTCGAGGTCGGCCACGAGGCTGCCGCAGTCGCCCAGCTCGAGCAGCTCGTGGACGAGCACCCCTACCGAGAACGACTCTGGGCCGTCCTCATGCTCGCGCTCTACCGCGCGGATCGGCAGGGCGATGCGCTGGCGGCGTACGACAGGGCCCGGCACGTGCTCGACGAGCAGCTCGGGGTCGAGCCCGGCGAGGAATTGCGGGCCATGCACGCCCGCGTCCTCCACCAGGACGTCACGCTGCTGCGGTCGCGGCCGTCGGTCCCAGCCTCACTCGTCCCGCCCCGCCGTCCGATGGTCGGCCGGGACGAGGAGCTGGGGCTTCTGACGTCGGCGTGGCAGCGCGCGAGCGCGGGTGAGGCGGTCACCGTCGTGGTGCGCGGCCCTGTGGGTGCGGGGGCCACCAGGCTCGCCCAGGAGCTCGCCTCGGTCGTCACGCGCGCCGCCCGACCCGTCGCCTTCGCCGCCGGCACCGAGGGCGTCGCCCCGACGGGTGGCCTGCTCGTGTCCGACCACCCGGTGCGGCCGGCCGAGCCGGGCTCGATGGTGCTGCAGCTGGCCCGGCCCGACGCGACCGTGCCGCCCGGCGGACTCGGGCTCGACCTCGAGCCCCTCGACGCAGGCGCTGTGCGGGAGATCGTCTCGGCCTACGCTGCGTCCGCCGACGTCGACAGCGCGACGGCGTTCGTCCTCGCCGCCGGGCCGGCGTGGCCGGGGCCGGTGCACGACGCCGCCCTGAGCTGGGTGCGCGACACCGCCCGGGCACGGGTGGCGGCGGGGGCCGGCCGCCTGGACGAGGCGGCCTCCCAGCTCGACGCCGCCCGCGCGGAGATCGTGGAAGGGGTCGTGACGCTCGGCACGGCCGCGACGACCCCGTCTGCCGTGACGGACGCATGCCCCTGGCGCGGTCTCGCGTCGTACGACGTCTCCGACGCACCCTGGTTCGTCGGACGCGAACGGCTGGTCGCCGAGCTCCTGGCCCGGGTTGCCGCGGGTCGGCTCCTGGCCGTCGTGGGCGCCAGCGGCAGTGGCAAGTCGTCGTTGCTGCGCGCGGGCCTGCTGGCCGGCCTCGCCGCGGGCCGGCTGCCCGGCAGCGAGTCGTGGCCCACCATGGTGATGCGCCCGGGAGACCACCCGGTCCGTGAGCTCGCCCGCTCCGCCCTCGGGATGGCGGGCCGCACCCCTGACGCCGGCGACGTCCTGGCGCGTCTTCTCGACGACCATCCGATGTCGTCGAGGTCGGTCCTCGTCGTCGACCAGCTCGAGGAGGCATGGACGTCGTGCGACGACGAGGACGAGCGTGCACGTTTCCTCGACCTGCTCGCAGACCTGGTCCACAACCCACAGGCGGAGATCACCGTCGTGGTGGCGATCCGCGCCGACTACGTCGCGCAGCTGGCGGAGCACCCACGGCTGGCCCGTGCGCTGGCCGACGACACCGTCCTGGTCGGCTCGCCCACCGAGGCCGAGGTCGAGCGCACGATCCACCTGCCGGCAGCAGCCGCCGGCCTCGAGCTCGAGCTGGGGTTGGCCGATGCGATCGTCTCCGACGCGGGGGACGAGCCGGGTCTGCTCCCGCTCCTGTCGGTGGCGCTCACCCAGCTGTGGGAAGCGCGCGAGGAGCGTCGTCTCACGCTCTCGGCCTACGTCGGGATGGGCGGGCTCGCCGGCGCCATCGTCCATCTCGCCGAGCAGGCCTACCTCGCGCTGCCTCCCGACCGGCAGACGACCGCGCGCAGCCTGCTGCTCCGGCTCACCGGCCCCGGTGAGGGCACGGGCGTCGTACGACGGCGCGTGCCCGACGCCGAGGTCGCTGCGCTCCCCGACCCGGCAAGCATCGAGGTCGTCCAGCACTTCACCGACGCCCGTCTGCTCAGCCGCAGCGACGGCCACGTCGAGGTGGCCCACGAGTCGCTCTTCCGCGAGTGGCCGCGCCTCGCAGGGTGGATCCGTGAGGACGCCGACGCGCGTGGCGTGCGGCACCGGCTCGCCGAAGCGGCGCGTGAGTGGGACGCCGACGGTCGTGACCCCGCTGACCTCTGGCGCGGGGTTCGGTTGGACTCGGCGGTCGAGATCGGCGACGAGGCAAGCCTCACCGCTCTCGAGCACGACTTCCTCGACGCCGGCACCCGGGCGGTCGAGGCGGAGACCCGCAAGGCGGAGGAGCGAGCCGAGAGCGCCGTACGACAGAACCGCCGCCTGCGCACCCTTCTCGCCGGCCTGGCGGCCCTCCTGGTCCTGGCCCTCGTCGCGGGTGCGGTGGCCCTCATCGCCCGGCAGAAGGCGGCCGACGCCACCGATCGGGCCGAGGCCTCGGCGCGGGCGGCGGACGCGAAGCGGCTCGCGGCCCAGGCGCTCAACGAGGACTTCCTCGACACCGCTCTCCTGGAGGCCGTCGAGGCGGTCCGCTTGGAGCAGAGCCCCGAGACCTACGGGGCGCTGCTGAGCCTGCTGGGGCGCAGCCCCCATCTCGTGGGCATGGTCCGTACCGAGAAGGCGCGCTTCCTCAACGCCGCCACCTCGATCGACGGGCGCACGGTGTTCCTGGCCGACCAGGGGCAGCTTTGGGCCTTGGACGCCCGGTCGGGGGAGGAGCTGTGGCGCAGGTCGTTCGAGATCGACGGGGAGACCGGGCAGCCGGGTGACATGGCGGTCGGTGGCGCAGGCATCGCGGTCCCGGTGGGGACGGTGTCGCACAACATGCTCGCGCTCCTCGACCCGGCGACCGGCGAGGAGCGCTGGCGGCTGGACTCGCGGGACGTGCCCTGGGGGAGCCTGGCCGGTCCGCCGGCCGCGGAGCCGCGCCTGGTCGGGTTCGAGGCGGCGTGGCTGCCGGGCGGTCGCCTCGTGACCACCGCGGCCGACAAGCTGCTGGTGCTCGACGCGAGAGGCGCGGTGCGCGACAGCGAGCACCTGGGCGCGTTCGGCGATTTCCTGCGTCCGTGGCCCGACGGCCGGGTGAGCGTGTCGGTCGAGCCCGGTCGCGGCATGCTCGTGGATCCGTCGCTCGGTCGACCGTCGCGCCGGCTCCCCCACCTGCCGGTCGCGGTCGCGCCTGCGGGCGCCAGGCTCGTCACGGTGAGGGAGACACCGAGCCAGTTCTTCCTGCAGCTCCGCGACCTGGACTTCCGTCCGGTCGGCGAGGAGCTGCTCGTGCCCTCCTTCGTGCAACGCGTGGCCTTCAGCTCCGACGGCGAGCGCTTCGCTGTCCTTCTCGACGAGGAGGTGCAGGTCCGGGACGCCGCTCGAGGCCAGCTCCTCACCACGCTCGACGGTGTCCACAGCGGCGCCACCATCGACGCGACCTTCGCCGCGGGGGGCGACCTCCTGTGGGTCGCGGGCCGGGAGGGACTGGGCACCGCGTGGGACCTCGGTCGTCCCCAGGGGGTCTTCAGCGAGGAGCCCGTGCGTGTCGAGCCGCACGTCGCAGGCCCGGTCCGCGGCCGGCTTACCGCCTACATCCGTTACAACAGCGTCGAGCTCAACGGAGCCGCCGTGGCCGACCTGGCGAGCGGACGCGACTCGGTCCAGGAGCTCGAGCAGGTGGACGGCTGCTCCTGCCAGATCGGCTCCGTCACGATGGCCCCGGACGACAGGACCGTCCTCGGCGCGATCCACGAGTGGAAGCCCGACTTCTCCGGCATCCACCACGACCGGGGCAGGCTGGCGTGGTGGTCGGCCGAGGACGGCAGGCTCGAGCAGACCCTCGAGCTGCCGTGGTACCCCCGGTGGATCGACACCACCCCGGACGGGTCCCACGCCGTGGTCAACGGCTCGCTAGGTTGGGCCGTCGTCGACCTCGAGACCCGCAGCATCGTCGGGGAGCCGATCGACGCAGACCCGCTCCTGGGGGACACCGAGCCCGACGGCCAGGTCCGCGTCTCCCCGCGCGGTGACGAGGCCGCGTTGATGCGCAACAGCACCGTCGTCGTGGTCGACGCGCGCACCGGCCGCGAGCTGCGACGTGGCGAGATCACCGACGAGCCCCGGGACGGGACCGGCACCGCCGACGAACCGGACTACTCCCTCACCAGCGCTGCGTGGACGGAGGACGGTGACACGCTTGCGATCGGCACGTTCGAGGGGTCCGTCCACTTCCTCGACGCCCACACGTTCGAGCCGGTGGCTCCCGCACGACTGGAGATCGACGGGTGGGTCCTGCAGACAGAGATGAGCCCCGACGGACGCTGGCTGGCGACGATGGGAACCGACGGAGACGTCGTGCTCTGGGACGCCGAGACCTGGTCCCCGGTGGGGAACGCCGTCATGGAGGACGGGTCGTGGGGGGTGCTCCGGTTCGCCGAGGACTCAGGGTCGCTCACGGCGTGGTTCGAGCAGGTCGAGCAGGACCGCAGGGGCGTCGTCCGCACGATCAGCCTCGACCCCGGGGACTGGGTGGCCCGGGCCTGCCGCCTCGCCAACCGACAGCTGACGCGTGACGAGTGGGCCGTGATCCATCCGGGCCTGGAGTGGCGCGAGACCTGCTCGTAG
- a CDS encoding M13 family metallopeptidase has translation MSILDAAREGMNPDIRPQDDLFGHVNGRWLDEAEIPADKSAWGAFIALADDAEQQVREIITTLAEKSADELDGDESGDERKIGDLYASFMDTERINALGISPLQGMLDEVAALEDLGGLATFLGRFERSGGGGFFGSYVTPDRGDASRNIVYLMQGGLGLPDESYYREEKFAEIRGKYLAYLTHLLTLADHPSPSTAADTVMAFETRLAKGHWEAADTRDVQRTTNHLTLEELQASCPAFDFTAYADALGGSAETLARTVVMQPDFFEHLSSVLAETSVEDLRDVLQAKIVRSFASYLSDEFVEANFDFYGRTLNGTPELRERWKRGVAFVEGAIGEAVGKVYVSQHFPPASKQMMDELVDNLVKAYRVSIEALDWMGEDTKQKAYDKLEKFYPKIGYPTEFRDYSALAVSADDLLGNALASAAFETDRELAKVGQPVDRDEWLMLPQTVNAYYHPGTNEICFPAAILQPPFFSPEAESAENYGGIGAVIGHEIGHGFDDQGAQYDGDGNLHDWWTADDKAAFEAKSKKLIEQYDAFEPRNLPGEHVNGALTVGENIGDLGGLTIAHKAFVISEGGEASDDDRRTLFLNWAHVWRTKRRKEQELQYLTVDPHSPAEFRANIVRNLDEFHEVFETQPDDGLWLDTEDRVRIW, from the coding sequence GTGAGCATCCTCGACGCGGCCCGCGAGGGCATGAACCCCGACATCCGCCCCCAGGACGACCTGTTCGGCCACGTCAACGGACGCTGGCTCGACGAGGCGGAGATCCCGGCCGACAAGTCCGCGTGGGGCGCGTTCATCGCGCTCGCCGACGACGCCGAGCAGCAGGTCCGCGAGATCATCACCACCCTCGCGGAGAAGTCCGCTGACGAGCTCGACGGCGACGAGTCGGGTGACGAGCGCAAGATCGGCGACCTCTACGCCTCGTTCATGGACACCGAGCGCATCAACGCCCTCGGCATCAGCCCGCTTCAGGGGATGCTTGACGAGGTCGCCGCCCTCGAGGACCTGGGGGGCCTGGCCACGTTCCTCGGTCGGTTCGAGCGTTCCGGCGGAGGCGGGTTCTTCGGTTCCTACGTCACCCCGGACCGCGGTGACGCCTCACGCAACATCGTCTACCTCATGCAGGGCGGCCTGGGCCTGCCCGACGAGTCCTACTACCGCGAGGAGAAGTTCGCCGAGATCCGCGGCAAGTACCTCGCCTACCTCACCCACCTCCTCACCCTCGCGGACCACCCGTCCCCCTCGACCGCCGCCGACACCGTCATGGCCTTCGAGACCCGGCTCGCCAAGGGTCACTGGGAGGCGGCCGACACCCGCGACGTCCAGCGGACGACCAACCACCTGACGCTCGAGGAGCTGCAGGCGAGCTGTCCCGCCTTCGACTTCACCGCCTACGCCGACGCGCTCGGCGGGTCCGCCGAGACCCTCGCTCGCACGGTCGTGATGCAGCCCGACTTCTTCGAGCACCTCTCCAGCGTGCTGGCGGAGACGTCGGTCGAGGACCTCCGTGACGTCCTCCAGGCCAAGATCGTCCGCAGCTTCGCCTCCTACCTCTCCGACGAGTTCGTCGAGGCCAACTTCGACTTCTACGGCCGCACCCTCAACGGCACCCCCGAGCTGCGTGAGCGCTGGAAGCGCGGGGTCGCCTTCGTCGAGGGTGCGATCGGCGAGGCGGTCGGCAAGGTCTACGTCTCCCAGCACTTCCCGCCGGCGTCCAAGCAGATGATGGACGAGCTCGTCGACAACCTCGTCAAGGCCTACCGCGTCTCGATCGAGGCGCTCGACTGGATGGGCGAGGACACCAAGCAGAAGGCCTACGACAAGCTCGAGAAGTTCTACCCCAAGATCGGCTACCCCACCGAGTTCCGCGACTACTCCGCACTCGCGGTGAGCGCCGACGACCTCCTCGGCAACGCCCTGGCCTCGGCCGCCTTCGAGACCGACCGCGAGCTCGCCAAGGTGGGCCAGCCCGTCGACCGCGACGAGTGGCTGATGCTCCCCCAGACGGTCAACGCCTACTACCACCCCGGCACCAACGAGATCTGCTTCCCCGCCGCGATCCTGCAGCCGCCCTTCTTCAGCCCCGAGGCAGAGTCCGCGGAGAACTACGGCGGCATCGGCGCAGTCATCGGCCACGAGATCGGCCACGGCTTCGACGACCAGGGCGCCCAGTACGACGGCGACGGCAACCTCCACGACTGGTGGACGGCCGACGACAAGGCCGCCTTCGAGGCCAAGTCCAAGAAGCTCATCGAGCAGTACGACGCCTTCGAGCCGCGCAACCTGCCCGGCGAGCACGTCAACGGTGCCCTCACCGTCGGCGAGAACATCGGCGACCTCGGCGGGCTGACCATCGCCCACAAGGCCTTCGTCATCAGCGAGGGCGGCGAGGCCTCCGACGACGACCGACGCACTCTCTTCCTCAACTGGGCGCACGTCTGGCGCACCAAGCGCCGCAAGGAGCAGGAGCTCCAGTACCTGACGGTCGACCCGCACAGCCCGGCCGAGTTCCGCGCCAACATCGTGCGCAACCTCGACGAGTTCCACGAGGTCTTCGAGACCCAGCCCGACGACGGGCTCTGGCTCGACACCGAGGACCGCGTCCGGATCTGGTGA
- a CDS encoding universal stress protein — MTERSSVVIDGGILVGHDGSAASGRAVAWAADLAVRLGHPLHVLRAWSLTTAPKPETMELGYVPPPEDFEKAVLAALAHDIDALDLPTECEVELHAARGQSSHRLLEAAHGADMLVVGARGAGGFRGLGFGSTADQVVRNSPVPVVVVPASRD; from the coding sequence ATGACGGAGCGCAGCTCAGTGGTGATCGACGGCGGGATACTGGTGGGCCACGACGGGTCCGCCGCGTCGGGTCGGGCCGTGGCGTGGGCAGCCGACCTTGCCGTCCGGCTCGGCCATCCCCTGCACGTCCTGCGTGCGTGGAGCCTGACCACGGCACCGAAGCCCGAGACGATGGAGCTCGGCTACGTCCCGCCGCCCGAGGACTTCGAGAAGGCCGTCCTCGCCGCACTCGCCCACGACATCGACGCGCTGGACCTGCCGACGGAGTGCGAGGTCGAGCTGCACGCCGCCCGCGGGCAGTCCTCGCACAGGCTGCTCGAGGCCGCCCACGGGGCCGACATGCTCGTGGTCGGTGCGCGCGGCGCCGGTGGCTTCCGGGGCCTGGGGTTCGGCTCCACCGCCGACCAGGTCGTGCGCAACTCGCCCGTCCCGGTCGTCGTCGTCCCCGCCAGCCGCGACTGA
- a CDS encoding 2-phosphosulfolactate phosphatase: protein MTIDARPGHDQARHRVRCEWGPTGAAAIGSDYAVVVDVLSFTTTLTVALEAGIEVFPFSWKDARAAEHAVRHGATLAVGRFEALGRADARHISLSPASIAAAEGIERLVLPSPNGSTIAFGLAEAGATVLGASLRNAGAVARWLAARVAAGASVAVVPAGERWPDDTLRPAVEDLWGAGAVLAGLVDHGIEGLSPEARVAEHAFRAARLPDDLSEVASAVELAAAGFQDDVAVAGAVDVSDVVPLLTGASFVPATRRDPAE, encoded by the coding sequence GTGACGATCGACGCCAGGCCGGGGCACGACCAGGCGCGCCACCGTGTGCGCTGTGAGTGGGGACCCACCGGCGCGGCAGCGATCGGCTCCGACTACGCAGTCGTGGTCGACGTCCTGTCGTTCACGACCACGCTGACCGTGGCGCTCGAGGCGGGGATCGAGGTCTTCCCCTTCTCGTGGAAGGACGCCCGCGCCGCCGAGCACGCCGTACGACACGGCGCGACGCTCGCGGTGGGGCGCTTCGAGGCGCTGGGCCGGGCCGACGCCCGTCACATCTCGCTGTCCCCCGCCAGCATCGCGGCCGCCGAGGGGATCGAGCGCCTCGTGCTGCCGAGCCCCAACGGCTCGACGATCGCCTTCGGGCTCGCCGAGGCCGGGGCCACCGTCCTGGGTGCCAGCCTCCGCAACGCCGGTGCGGTGGCGCGGTGGCTCGCCGCGCGGGTGGCCGCCGGCGCCAGTGTGGCCGTCGTACCTGCCGGCGAGCGGTGGCCCGACGACACCCTGCGACCCGCCGTAGAAGACCTGTGGGGCGCCGGCGCGGTGCTCGCCGGCCTGGTCGACCACGGCATCGAGGGGCTCAGCCCCGAGGCGCGGGTGGCGGAGCACGCGTTCCGGGCGGCGCGCCTCCCCGATGACCTCAGCGAGGTGGCGAGCGCGGTCGAGCTCGCCGCGGCCGGGTTCCAGGACGATGTCGCCGTGGCGGGTGCGGTGGATGTCAGCGACGTCGTCCCGCTGCTGACGGGCGCCTCCTTCGTCCCGGCGACGCGCCGCGATCCGGCCGAATAG